Proteins from a single region of Segatella copri:
- a CDS encoding SusC/RagA family TonB-linked outer membrane protein translates to MKRIVFAFLALVMSCQLFAQSKLTGTILDGSMNNEPLIGASVIVEGTGTGGVSDMDGNFSITLPKGKTRIKVSSVGMKTQVINVADKSNIIITMQEDSKVMDEVVVVGYGTMKKSDLSGALSSLKGEDLMKGGALDLAHGMQGKVAGVQINQSDGAPGGGMSIVVRGANSFSTSSQPLYIVDGIPFETGSTPSNGATQNEQGSNPLSMINPHDIENIEILKDASATAIYGSRGANGVVIITTKRGKAGKPKVEFSGNWGFSHISKKIDMLDPVTYARYQNEQVTNDQYYLGSRTTNMPYPGTWGYQYYNDNHINYNTGKYTGKPEDYAHPGWYYDEYGNATQIDVADWQDEIFQTAFQHDYNLSVSGGDDKGYYSFSGNYAKQDGTIKNSGYERYALRANIARHIYSWLEIGTNQSFTNSTTNFANTLSYNTGVVRSALLFPPTYGPNTDTTQMDDLNWLAANPTAYVNSAKDELHSINYFSSSFVEIKLFPFLKFRQNLGLSYNDSHRGSYYDRHTQEGKAPTNGKASRATNIWKSLTAESLLTFDYTLAKVHKFNAVAGFTVENASWDNTSILASNFPDDLTKDNDLSRALDKATLSSDKGNQRLASFLGRINYTLMDKYLFTASVRTDGSSKFTDKNKWATFLSGAFAWRASEEKFIKDLNIFSNLKFRLSYGETGNQGIGSYRTLPQLGVANYPFSGSIQSGSAMVSWRGPVDADIKWETTAQYNLGVDFGWFNNRLTFTADYYYKKTRDLLQEVKIPPSTGFSNKLTNSGNVTNKGLELTLGITPIDSHDWHWNINANLAFNKNEIGGLNGDQYANTLWYGADNVFIQRNGCPIGVIFGYVEDGFYNNEAAVRADPQYTFASDATVKSKIGEIRYLDLNHDGKITEADRTIIGDTNPDYTWGLTNNLTWKDLSLSFMLQGSHGNDIFNGNLQDVKLGNIGNIPVDAYNSRWQADSYENAKWPKASSGYERNFLVSNRYVEDGSYIKLKNISLTYNWNHPFKSVGLERLQFSFTATNVFTITDYSWYDPDVNAFGSDSSRRGVDIYSYPSARTFTFGINATF, encoded by the coding sequence ATGAAAAGAATAGTTTTTGCTTTCTTGGCGCTCGTTATGAGCTGCCAGCTTTTCGCCCAGAGTAAATTGACTGGTACCATCCTTGATGGTAGCATGAACAATGAGCCTCTGATTGGCGCAAGCGTTATCGTGGAAGGCACTGGTACTGGAGGCGTTTCCGACATGGATGGTAACTTCAGTATTACTTTGCCTAAGGGTAAGACACGTATCAAGGTGTCGAGTGTGGGTATGAAAACTCAGGTTATCAATGTGGCCGATAAGTCGAATATAATCATTACGATGCAGGAAGATTCCAAGGTGATGGATGAAGTCGTTGTCGTAGGTTATGGTACGATGAAAAAGAGCGACTTGAGTGGTGCCTTGAGTTCTCTGAAGGGTGAAGACCTGATGAAGGGTGGTGCTCTTGACCTGGCTCATGGTATGCAGGGTAAGGTTGCCGGTGTACAGATTAACCAGAGCGATGGTGCCCCTGGTGGTGGTATGAGTATCGTGGTACGTGGTGCTAACTCATTCTCAACTTCTTCTCAGCCTCTTTATATCGTAGATGGTATTCCTTTTGAAACCGGTTCTACTCCTAGTAATGGTGCTACTCAGAATGAGCAGGGTAGTAACCCTCTGAGCATGATTAACCCTCATGATATCGAGAACATCGAAATCCTGAAGGATGCTTCTGCTACGGCTATTTATGGATCACGTGGTGCCAATGGTGTCGTTATCATCACTACCAAGCGTGGTAAGGCGGGTAAGCCTAAGGTTGAGTTCTCAGGCAACTGGGGCTTCTCTCATATCTCTAAGAAGATTGATATGCTGGATCCTGTAACCTATGCCCGTTATCAGAATGAGCAGGTTACTAACGACCAGTATTATTTGGGCTCTCGTACTACTAATATGCCATATCCTGGTACATGGGGCTATCAGTATTATAATGATAATCACATTAATTATAATACAGGTAAGTATACTGGTAAGCCTGAGGACTATGCTCACCCAGGCTGGTACTATGATGAGTATGGAAACGCTACCCAGATTGACGTGGCTGACTGGCAGGATGAAATCTTCCAGACAGCTTTCCAGCATGATTATAACCTCAGCGTGAGCGGTGGTGATGACAAGGGTTACTACTCATTCTCTGGCAACTATGCCAAGCAGGATGGTACCATCAAGAATTCCGGATATGAGCGTTATGCACTTCGTGCCAATATCGCACGCCATATCTACAGTTGGTTGGAAATAGGTACAAACCAGAGCTTTACCAACAGTACTACCAATTTTGCCAACACGTTGAGCTACAACACCGGTGTTGTACGTTCTGCGTTGCTCTTCCCTCCAACCTATGGTCCTAACACGGATACAACCCAGATGGACGATCTCAACTGGTTGGCAGCCAATCCTACAGCTTATGTAAACAGTGCAAAGGATGAGTTGCATAGCATCAACTATTTCAGCAGTTCCTTTGTTGAAATCAAGCTGTTCCCATTCCTGAAGTTCCGCCAGAACCTGGGTCTTTCTTATAATGACTCACATCGTGGAAGCTATTACGACCGTCATACCCAGGAGGGTAAGGCTCCTACAAATGGTAAGGCTAGCCGTGCTACCAATATCTGGAAGAGTCTGACTGCCGAGTCGCTCCTCACATTCGACTATACATTGGCTAAGGTCCACAAGTTTAACGCTGTAGCAGGTTTCACTGTAGAGAATGCGTCTTGGGACAATACTTCTATCCTGGCATCCAACTTCCCGGATGACTTGACAAAGGATAATGACTTGAGCCGTGCGCTCGACAAGGCAACTCTCAGCAGTGACAAGGGTAATCAGCGTCTGGCATCTTTCCTGGGTCGTATCAATTACACCCTGATGGACAAGTATCTGTTCACAGCCAGTGTTCGTACTGATGGTTCTTCTAAGTTTACTGACAAGAACAAGTGGGCTACCTTCCTTTCTGGTGCCTTCGCTTGGCGTGCTTCTGAGGAGAAGTTTATCAAGGACTTGAATATCTTCTCTAACTTGAAGTTCCGTCTCTCTTATGGTGAGACCGGTAACCAAGGTATTGGTTCTTATCGCACCTTGCCTCAGCTCGGTGTTGCCAACTATCCATTCAGCGGCAGCATTCAGAGCGGTTCTGCTATGGTTTCATGGCGCGGTCCGGTAGATGCTGATATCAAGTGGGAGACCACTGCTCAGTATAACCTCGGTGTTGACTTCGGATGGTTTAACAACCGACTGACCTTTACTGCCGACTATTATTACAAGAAGACCCGCGACTTGCTGCAGGAGGTGAAGATACCACCTTCTACAGGTTTCTCTAATAAGTTGACCAACTCGGGTAATGTAACCAACAAGGGTCTTGAGTTGACCTTGGGTATTACTCCTATTGACAGTCACGACTGGCATTGGAACATCAATGCGAACCTGGCATTCAACAAGAATGAGATTGGCGGTTTGAATGGTGACCAGTATGCCAATACCTTGTGGTATGGTGCTGATAATGTCTTTATCCAGCGCAATGGTTGTCCTATCGGTGTCATTTTTGGCTATGTGGAGGATGGTTTCTATAACAATGAGGCTGCCGTACGTGCCGATCCGCAATATACATTTGCAAGCGATGCTACCGTGAAGTCGAAGATTGGTGAAATCCGCTATCTTGACCTTAATCATGATGGCAAGATAACAGAGGCCGACCGTACCATCATTGGTGATACCAACCCAGACTATACATGGGGTTTGACCAACAACCTGACCTGGAAGGACTTGTCTCTCAGCTTCATGCTTCAGGGTTCTCATGGTAACGACATCTTTAATGGCAACTTGCAGGATGTGAAGTTGGGTAACATTGGTAACATCCCTGTAGATGCATACAATTCTCGCTGGCAGGCAGATAGCTACGAGAACGCAAAGTGGCCTAAGGCTTCTTCTGGTTACGAGCGTAACTTCCTGGTAAGCAACCGCTATGTAGAGGATGGCAGCTATATCAAGTTGAAGAACATCAGCTTGACCTACAACTGGAAT
- a CDS encoding ATP-binding protein — MKYLKRQIDKEFEAWKSSVEHKPLLVRGARQVGKSSAIRHLGESFPYFLEVNFERDKTVKEFFDGDLNVKFISEQLSAYFKVPVIPGKTLLFLDEIQACPNAIHSLWFFKEDYPELHVVAAGSLLEFALKDLGAYGVGRIRSMFVYPMSFDEFLYALGDDGLVSMKRNATSQKPLMNVFYERLVERFRSFLLIGGMPAAVAKYVDTNSYLEVDSVLSELKQTYIDDFVKYKAKVNPVLLRQTLFSVAHQVGSKFVFSQVEGGYTTAQVKNALEMLRDAGIIIPVWHTAANGIPLGAEINPKFVKYNLIDHGFLLNLLGIGDSTNSIVKELLVDNAADLVDKGSLTEMVAGLELLKYMSPNERHDLYYWQNLTRGTVSEVDYVLSRGIDIVPMEVKSGLRGSMASLYVFMEKEHIKYAIRCSLENFGEFVSPKGKKILVNPLYAISNLFSCGERLL; from the coding sequence ATGAAGTATCTGAAAAGACAAATAGATAAAGAGTTTGAAGCGTGGAAAAGTTCTGTAGAGCATAAACCATTGCTTGTGAGAGGAGCAAGGCAGGTAGGTAAGTCAAGTGCCATTAGACACTTGGGAGAGTCCTTTCCTTATTTCTTGGAAGTGAACTTTGAGCGTGATAAGACTGTCAAGGAATTCTTTGATGGCGATTTAAACGTGAAGTTTATTTCGGAGCAATTGTCGGCATATTTCAAAGTTCCCGTTATTCCTGGCAAAACCTTGTTGTTCTTAGATGAGATACAGGCATGCCCTAATGCCATCCATAGCTTGTGGTTTTTCAAGGAAGATTATCCTGAACTTCATGTAGTGGCGGCTGGATCGCTATTGGAATTTGCATTGAAGGATTTAGGTGCTTATGGAGTAGGGCGTATCCGTTCGATGTTTGTATATCCGATGTCTTTTGATGAATTCCTTTATGCTTTAGGTGATGATGGATTGGTAAGTATGAAACGGAATGCAACCTCTCAAAAGCCATTGATGAATGTCTTCTATGAGCGATTAGTGGAGAGGTTTCGTTCATTCTTGCTTATAGGTGGTATGCCTGCTGCTGTGGCTAAGTACGTTGATACGAATAGTTATTTGGAAGTAGACTCTGTGCTTAGTGAGTTGAAGCAAACTTATATAGATGATTTCGTGAAATATAAAGCCAAGGTCAATCCTGTTTTGCTGCGTCAAACATTGTTTAGTGTGGCTCATCAAGTGGGGAGTAAATTCGTGTTTAGCCAAGTGGAAGGGGGATATACGACTGCGCAAGTCAAGAATGCTTTGGAGATGCTTAGAGATGCTGGTATCATTATACCTGTATGGCATACTGCGGCAAATGGCATTCCGCTTGGTGCAGAGATTAATCCGAAGTTTGTGAAGTATAATCTGATAGATCATGGCTTTCTCCTCAATCTGTTAGGAATAGGAGACTCTACTAATTCTATAGTGAAAGAACTATTGGTTGACAATGCTGCAGACTTAGTTGATAAGGGTAGTTTGACGGAGATGGTGGCAGGATTGGAATTACTAAAGTATATGTCGCCTAATGAGCGCCATGACTTATACTATTGGCAAAACTTGACTCGTGGAACCGTTTCGGAGGTCGATTATGTCTTGTCTCGTGGCATTGACATTGTTCCGATGGAAGTGAAGTCTGGTTTACGAGGTTCGATGGCGAGTCTTTATGTTTTTATGGAAAAAGAGCATATTAAGTATGCCATTCGCTGTTCTTTGGAGAACTTTGGGGAGTTTGTCAGCCCAAAAGGGAAGAAGATATTAGTCAATCCTCTTTATGCTATTTCTAACTTGTTTTCTTGTGGTGAAAGACTTCTGTAG
- a CDS encoding glycoside hydrolase 5 family protein, translating to MKKIFVFLMMALATCNISAKSNFVQVKDGHFVRDGKPYYYVGTNFWYGAILGSEGQGGNRERLCRELDKMKEMGIDNLRILVGSDGKRGVKTKVEPTLQEAPGIYNDTILAGLDYLLMEMGKRKMLAVLYLNNSWEWSGGYGYYLEQAGLGQAPRPNEDGYPAFMNFVAKYASCEKAHQIFYDYVKFILTRTNRYTKKKYKDDPAIMSWQIGNEPRAFSKEQLPAFEKWLGEASKLIRSLDKNHLISIGSEGKWGCEGELNCWERICADKNVDYCNIHLWPYNWNWARKDHLQEDLGISCKNTKEYIDEHLEVCGRIRKPLVMEEFGYPRDGFSFSTSSTTEARDGYYKYVFSLVGDNAASGGYFAGCNFWGWGGFANPKHEQWQVGDDYTGDPAQEAQGLNSVFSTDKSTLDVVKTQVDRMKKIGKL from the coding sequence ATGAAGAAGATATTTGTTTTTTTGATGATGGCATTGGCTACATGCAATATCTCAGCGAAGTCGAACTTTGTGCAGGTGAAGGACGGACATTTTGTTCGTGATGGTAAACCTTATTATTATGTAGGTACCAATTTCTGGTATGGAGCAATCCTCGGTTCAGAAGGACAGGGCGGCAACCGTGAGCGTCTCTGTAGGGAACTCGATAAGATGAAGGAGATGGGCATTGATAATCTCCGCATCCTGGTGGGCTCTGATGGAAAGCGAGGAGTGAAGACCAAGGTTGAGCCGACGCTGCAGGAAGCTCCGGGCATTTATAACGATACAATTCTTGCCGGTCTCGACTATCTGCTGATGGAGATGGGCAAACGCAAGATGCTGGCCGTGCTTTATCTGAACAATTCCTGGGAATGGAGTGGTGGTTATGGCTATTACCTGGAGCAGGCTGGTTTGGGCCAGGCTCCCCGTCCTAACGAAGATGGATATCCTGCCTTCATGAACTTCGTCGCCAAATATGCATCCTGCGAAAAGGCGCATCAGATATTCTATGATTATGTGAAATTCATACTTACGAGAACCAACAGATATACAAAGAAGAAGTATAAGGACGACCCGGCCATCATGTCATGGCAGATAGGTAACGAGCCTCGTGCTTTCAGCAAAGAGCAGTTGCCTGCTTTCGAAAAATGGCTGGGTGAAGCGAGCAAGCTGATTCGTTCGCTCGATAAGAATCATCTGATTTCTATCGGTAGCGAAGGTAAATGGGGATGTGAAGGTGAACTGAACTGTTGGGAACGGATCTGTGCCGACAAGAATGTGGATTATTGCAACATTCATCTTTGGCCATACAACTGGAATTGGGCGAGAAAAGACCATTTGCAGGAAGATTTGGGAATCTCCTGCAAGAACACAAAGGAGTATATTGATGAACATCTTGAGGTATGCGGACGTATCAGGAAGCCATTGGTGATGGAGGAGTTCGGCTATCCTCGTGATGGTTTCTCTTTTTCAACTTCTTCTACAACAGAAGCACGTGATGGATATTATAAGTATGTGTTCAGTCTTGTTGGCGACAATGCTGCATCTGGCGGTTACTTTGCCGGTTGCAACTTCTGGGGATGGGGCGGCTTTGCCAATCCTAAGCATGAGCAGTGGCAGGTAGGTGATGACTACACCGGTGATCCTGCTCAGGAAGCGCAAGGTCTGAACTCCGTTTTCTCTACCGATAAATCTACATTGGATGTAGTAAAGACGCAGGTAGACAGAATGAAGAAGATTGGTAAGTTATAA
- a CDS encoding IS110 family transposase, producing the protein MKAVCGLDVHKDSIFLCILHSDGELFEQVFGVLTFQLEEMRKLLQKHHVFEVCMESTSIYWIPIWRVLSPHFTLRLVNPYFIKQLPGHKSDIKDAQWIAECTLKELVRGSFVPPEIIQQLRQYDRRIFDLNAEIVRKVSKVDGVLQRCNIRLSNYVSNIECKSYRDVVRRLSEGVTNPNELMKLVHGRIINRHGAETILASLTGVVSQAEIDVLRQLHEEIGIAESHRNECQQRMLEICEKHFPEELERLQKIPGIKERAATSLIAEIGTDMSKFETANHLASWSGLRPRNDESNKKIKSRKITHGNVYLRNTIIQCAWAASRQKDCFFSRFSYHQTIVRRKNKMKVIVAVARKLLVAVWHVLHDKTDYVDFKPDREESANNG; encoded by the coding sequence ATGAAAGCAGTATGTGGTCTTGACGTGCACAAAGATAGTATTTTTCTTTGTATTTTGCACAGTGATGGTGAATTATTTGAGCAAGTTTTCGGTGTTTTAACATTTCAGCTGGAAGAAATGCGGAAATTGCTCCAAAAGCATCATGTTTTTGAGGTTTGTATGGAGAGTACCAGTATCTATTGGATACCAATATGGCGTGTGCTTTCTCCTCATTTTACTCTGCGTCTGGTAAATCCTTATTTCATCAAGCAACTTCCAGGTCATAAGAGTGATATCAAGGATGCCCAGTGGATAGCAGAATGTACATTGAAGGAATTGGTTAGGGGAAGTTTCGTTCCTCCAGAGATTATTCAACAGCTTCGCCAGTACGATCGCCGAATCTTTGACCTCAATGCGGAGATTGTCCGTAAGGTTTCCAAGGTGGACGGCGTACTCCAACGTTGCAATATCCGCTTGAGCAATTATGTATCCAACATCGAGTGTAAGAGTTACCGCGATGTCGTGCGCAGGCTCTCGGAAGGTGTCACAAATCCAAACGAGCTGATGAAGCTTGTTCATGGTCGCATTATCAATCGTCATGGTGCGGAGACGATATTAGCCTCATTGACAGGCGTTGTCTCCCAGGCAGAAATAGATGTACTGCGCCAACTCCATGAGGAGATTGGCATCGCCGAGAGCCACAGAAACGAATGTCAGCAGAGAATGTTGGAGATATGCGAGAAGCATTTTCCAGAGGAACTCGAACGCTTGCAGAAAATTCCCGGAATCAAGGAACGTGCCGCAACATCATTGATCGCAGAGATCGGAACGGATATGAGTAAGTTCGAAACGGCAAACCACCTTGCTTCCTGGAGTGGACTGAGACCAAGAAATGACGAGTCCAACAAGAAAATCAAGTCTCGTAAAATTACCCATGGCAATGTCTACCTCCGCAACACCATCATTCAATGTGCCTGGGCTGCCAGTCGTCAGAAAGACTGTTTCTTCAGTAGATTCTCGTATCACCAAACAATTGTGAGAAGAAAGAACAAAATGAAGGTGATTGTTGCTGTGGCGAGAAAGTTACTTGTCGCCGTATGGCATGTCTTACATGACAAGACAGACTATGTCGACTTCAAACCAGATCGTGAAGAATCCGCCAACAACGGATGA
- a CDS encoding ATPase — protein sequence MKILIADSGSTKTDWALVDEQGNVMVTCKTQGISPIHQSDAEILDVLCKELVLSEQPQEVFFYGSGVTEAMKSRMKSLLQQSFPEAKVEAEGDMLGAARALFGKKPGIACILGTGANSCLYDGEKIVMNTPPLGYILGDEGSGAVIGKLFLNGIFKGTLPVSLKNKYLAWSGLDYPTIINKVYRQPLANRFLASICPFISEQIAEGEKHENGTDELNEAMALYRMILESFNQFYAKNLTPYIKYVKASTEDISQLEPGMKAWHSSLEEEIPMLGFVGSIAHYFESPLRNVMEDEFHLKISQILKAPMPGLIKYHVN from the coding sequence ATGAAGATACTCATAGCAGATAGTGGCAGTACCAAGACCGATTGGGCTCTGGTTGATGAACAGGGTAACGTGATGGTTACCTGTAAGACGCAGGGCATCAGTCCGATTCATCAGAGTGATGCCGAGATATTGGATGTATTGTGTAAGGAACTTGTTCTGTCAGAGCAGCCTCAGGAGGTTTTCTTTTATGGCAGTGGAGTAACCGAGGCGATGAAGTCTCGCATGAAATCACTCTTGCAGCAGTCTTTTCCCGAAGCCAAGGTTGAGGCAGAAGGTGATATGCTGGGAGCAGCCCGTGCCCTCTTTGGCAAGAAACCGGGTATTGCCTGTATTTTGGGTACCGGTGCCAACAGTTGTCTTTACGATGGAGAGAAGATTGTGATGAACACGCCTCCGTTGGGATATATCCTGGGCGATGAGGGTAGTGGGGCAGTAATCGGAAAACTTTTCCTCAATGGTATCTTCAAGGGCACATTGCCTGTATCGCTAAAGAATAAATATCTTGCCTGGTCGGGTTTGGATTATCCTACTATTATTAATAAGGTGTACAGACAGCCGCTTGCCAATCGCTTTCTGGCTTCCATCTGTCCTTTTATCTCAGAACAGATAGCAGAAGGTGAGAAACATGAGAACGGGACTGATGAACTGAATGAAGCGATGGCTCTCTATCGTATGATATTGGAGAGTTTCAATCAGTTCTACGCAAAGAATCTCACACCTTATATTAAATATGTCAAGGCGAGCACCGAGGATATAAGCCAGTTGGAGCCAGGCATGAAGGCATGGCATTCATCCTTGGAAGAAGAAATCCCGATGCTTGGTTTTGTTGGAAGCATAGCTCATTACTTTGAATCACCTTTGAGAAATGTGATGGAGGATGAGTTTCATCTCAAGATTTCCCAGATATTGAAAGCTCCGATGCCGGGGTTGATAAAATATCATGTTAATTAA
- a CDS encoding mechanosensitive ion channel family protein yields the protein MKKRLYIIILLMVAFVLPSNAVLKEANLDTTLYMLRTELTNYHIDLEKQNQAAKAQQLAVIQELISIVKQADQNSIMLYSQRNGYIFDMTYACHEATEQFKKFKSKAVPFRQMIKKNNVEVARFDSLINYLYGMNTMFLSEEAQVNRNVDLTLAVNIRRQLVEKQKQLQAYVQAYDRTDRKLQALNDYANRRYEDIQNSIFNNGGDNYLRILRNISMNYKEAKTSVTEKYKPVPGMMSQWDVRIIFILFGIIIFWGLISIFLNLFTIRIVITQLMKHGMFENRKESFMAKRPCLIMAMTVVTFAFILGIVRMAVTQNFVIMASQLLVEYSWLVGVILVSILLRVDNDKIKNTFRIYSPLMLVGFIVIVFRIILIPNDLVNLIFPPVLLLCALWQWNVIGRKHNQVLRTDKTYAFISLAVFGVSTIFAWTGFTLLAVQLIIWWTMQLTCVLTITCCEGWLSVYAKRKKLADKAITDKWLYRFIYKVLLPISGVLSFIISIYWAADVFNMSDTTWEIFNKDYIKTSNFTASLFSISVVACLYFLFNYINITSVDFMRHHFEKADPRSAASKIVMFKNVMQVIIWGIWLMIALNVFQVGKSWLLAIFAGLSTGLGFASKDILENIYYGISLMMGRVKVGDYIICDGTRGKVSSISYTSTMLEATDGSVIAFQNSQLFSKNYKNMTKNHGYELDILEVGIAYGSNVKEVKQILIDALMKLDCIYQDKGVKVLLKSFDDSCITLKIVVWVNVLTQAIDDATIMECIYDTLNDHNIEIPFPQREITIKQVNN from the coding sequence ATGAAGAAGAGACTATACATCATAATTCTGCTGATGGTGGCATTCGTACTGCCAAGCAACGCAGTGCTCAAGGAAGCCAACCTGGACACAACACTCTATATGCTGCGTACAGAATTGACCAACTATCACATAGACTTGGAGAAACAGAACCAAGCTGCCAAGGCTCAACAGTTGGCTGTGATTCAGGAACTCATCAGTATTGTGAAACAGGCTGACCAGAACTCCATCATGCTCTATTCGCAGCGCAATGGGTATATTTTCGACATGACGTATGCCTGTCATGAAGCTACAGAGCAGTTTAAGAAGTTTAAGTCGAAGGCTGTTCCTTTCCGCCAGATGATCAAGAAGAACAATGTTGAGGTGGCGCGTTTCGATTCACTCATCAACTATCTCTACGGCATGAACACCATGTTTCTCAGCGAAGAAGCACAGGTGAACCGAAACGTAGACCTGACTCTGGCTGTCAATATCCGCCGCCAGCTGGTAGAGAAACAGAAACAGTTGCAAGCCTATGTACAGGCTTACGACAGAACCGACCGTAAGCTACAGGCACTCAACGACTATGCCAACCGCAGATATGAAGATATCCAGAACAGCATCTTCAATAATGGAGGCGACAACTATCTGCGTATACTCCGCAATATCAGCATGAACTATAAGGAGGCGAAGACGTCTGTAACCGAGAAATACAAGCCCGTACCAGGCATGATGTCGCAATGGGATGTTCGTATCATCTTCATCCTCTTCGGTATCATCATCTTCTGGGGACTCATCTCCATCTTCCTCAATCTCTTTACCATCCGCATCGTGATTACCCAACTCATGAAGCATGGTATGTTCGAGAACAGAAAGGAAAGTTTTATGGCAAAACGACCATGCCTTATCATGGCGATGACGGTAGTAACCTTCGCATTCATCCTGGGTATCGTAAGAATGGCGGTTACCCAGAACTTCGTGATTATGGCAAGCCAGCTGCTGGTAGAATATTCCTGGCTGGTTGGCGTCATCCTGGTATCTATCCTGCTACGTGTAGACAACGATAAGATCAAGAATACCTTCCGTATCTATTCGCCATTGATGCTGGTAGGTTTCATCGTTATCGTGTTCCGTATCATCCTGATACCAAACGACCTGGTAAACCTTATCTTTCCACCAGTCCTCCTGCTCTGCGCTCTCTGGCAGTGGAATGTGATTGGCAGAAAGCACAATCAGGTATTGCGTACCGACAAGACATACGCATTCATATCGCTTGCCGTATTCGGAGTAAGTACCATTTTTGCCTGGACAGGTTTCACACTGCTTGCCGTCCAGCTTATCATCTGGTGGACCATGCAGCTTACCTGCGTGCTTACCATTACCTGCTGCGAGGGATGGCTCAGCGTATATGCCAAGCGTAAGAAGTTGGCAGACAAGGCGATTACCGACAAATGGCTGTATCGCTTTATCTATAAGGTATTGCTCCCTATTTCAGGCGTGCTCTCGTTCATCATCTCTATCTATTGGGCTGCAGATGTATTCAACATGAGTGATACGACATGGGAGATATTCAACAAGGATTACATCAAGACCAGCAACTTCACTGCATCGCTTTTCAGTATTTCAGTGGTAGCTTGTCTGTACTTCCTGTTCAACTACATCAACATTACTTCTGTAGATTTCATGCGTCATCACTTTGAGAAGGCAGACCCGAGGTCGGCTGCTTCAAAGATTGTGATGTTCAAGAACGTGATGCAGGTGATTATCTGGGGTATCTGGCTGATGATAGCCCTGAACGTGTTCCAGGTAGGAAAATCATGGCTGCTTGCTATCTTTGCCGGCTTATCAACCGGTCTGGGTTTTGCATCAAAGGATATTCTCGAGAACATCTACTACGGCATCTCTCTGATGATGGGCCGTGTGAAGGTGGGTGATTATATCATCTGTGACGGCACCCGTGGTAAGGTGAGCAGTATCAGTTATACCTCTACGATGCTGGAGGCTACCGACGGTTCGGTCATAGCCTTCCAGAACTCGCAACTCTTCTCGAAGAACTACAAGAACATGACCAAGAATCATGGTTATGAGCTGGATATTCTGGAGGTAGGTATTGCTTATGGCAGTAATGTGAAGGAAGTGAAACAGATTCTGATTGATGCCCTCATGAAACTGGACTGTATCTATCAGGACAAAGGGGTGAAGGTGTTACTGAAGAGTTTCGATGACAGCTGCATCACCCTCAAGATTGTTGTATGGGTCAACGTGCTTACCCAAGCCATCGACGATGCCACCATCATGGAGTGCATCTACGATACGCTCAACGATCACAACATCGAGATTCCATTCCCACAGCGTGAAATTACAATTAAACAAGTTAATAATTAA
- the kdsA gene encoding 3-deoxy-8-phosphooctulonate synthase produces MATFIAGPCVIESMELLETVAQELVRINEKLGTQIIFKASFDKANRTSIHSFRGPGLEKGLQMLGDIREKYNLQVTTDIHESYQASAAGEVCDILQIPAFLCRQTDLLVSAAKTGKTVNIKKAQFLSGRDMKYPVEKALESGAKEVWLTERGNCFGYNNLVVDFRNIPDMKEIVQNVIMDCTHSVQRPSAGDGKTVGDRKFVPAMAKAAKAFGATGYFFEVHPDPDQGKSDAANMLELNKLESLIEELL; encoded by the coding sequence ATGGCAACATTCATAGCAGGTCCTTGCGTCATCGAGTCAATGGAACTATTGGAAACAGTAGCTCAGGAACTCGTCCGCATCAACGAAAAGTTAGGAACCCAAATCATATTCAAGGCTTCATTCGACAAAGCCAACCGCACCAGCATCCACTCTTTCCGTGGTCCAGGACTGGAGAAAGGACTCCAGATGCTGGGAGATATCAGGGAGAAGTACAACCTTCAGGTTACAACAGATATTCATGAGAGTTATCAGGCTTCAGCAGCAGGCGAAGTTTGTGATATTCTCCAGATTCCAGCCTTCCTCTGCCGACAGACCGACCTTCTGGTTTCTGCAGCCAAGACTGGTAAAACTGTCAACATCAAGAAGGCACAGTTCCTGAGCGGTAGAGATATGAAATATCCTGTAGAAAAAGCTTTGGAGAGCGGTGCCAAGGAAGTTTGGCTCACAGAACGCGGCAACTGTTTCGGCTATAACAATCTCGTAGTAGATTTCAGAAACATCCCTGACATGAAGGAGATTGTGCAAAATGTCATTATGGACTGTACCCATAGCGTTCAGCGACCGAGTGCAGGTGACGGCAAGACGGTAGGCGACCGTAAGTTCGTTCCAGCAATGGCAAAGGCGGCTAAAGCTTTCGGAGCTACCGGCTACTTCTTTGAAGTACATCCAGACCCAGACCAGGGCAAGAGCGATGCTGCCAATATGCTGGAATTAAACAAGTTGGAATCACTTATAGAAGAACTCCTGTAA